One window from the genome of Pseudomonas fluorescens encodes:
- a CDS encoding 1-aminocyclopropane-1-carboxylate deaminase, translated as MNLNRFKRYPLTFGPSPITPLKRLSEHLGGKVELYAKREDCNSGLAFGGNKTRKLEYLIPEAIEQGCDTLVSIGGIQSNQTRQVAAVAAHLGMKCVLVQENWVNYSDAVYDRVGNIEMSRIMGADVRLDAAGFDIGIRPSWEKAMSDVVEQGGKPFPIPAGCSEHPYGGLGFVGFAEEVREQEKQLGFKFDYIVVCSVTGSTQAGMVVGFAADGRSKNVIGIDASAKPEKTKAQILRIARHTAELVELGREITEEDVVLDTRFAYPEYGLPNDGTLEAIRLCGSLEGVLTDPVYEGKSMHGMIEMVRRGEFPEGSKVLYAHLGGAPALNAYSFLFRNG; from the coding sequence ATGAACCTGAATCGTTTTAAACGTTATCCGTTGACCTTCGGTCCTTCTCCCATCACGCCCTTGAAGCGTCTCAGTGAACATCTGGGTGGCAAGGTCGAGTTGTATGCCAAACGTGAAGACTGCAACAGTGGCCTGGCCTTCGGCGGGAACAAGACACGCAAGCTCGAATACCTGATTCCCGAAGCGATCGAGCAAGGCTGCGATACCCTGGTCTCCATTGGTGGCATTCAGTCGAACCAGACCCGCCAGGTCGCTGCAGTCGCTGCCCACTTGGGCATGAAGTGCGTGCTGGTGCAGGAAAACTGGGTGAACTATTCCGACGCGGTGTATGACCGGGTGGGCAACATCGAGATGTCGCGCATCATGGGGGCTGACGTACGACTGGACGCAGCAGGTTTCGATATTGGTATCCGGCCAAGTTGGGAAAAGGCCATGAGCGATGTCGTGGAGCAGGGTGGCAAACCGTTTCCGATTCCGGCGGGTTGTTCCGAGCATCCCTATGGCGGCCTCGGGTTCGTCGGCTTTGCCGAGGAAGTGCGGGAGCAGGAAAAACAACTGGGCTTCAAGTTCGACTACATCGTGGTCTGTTCCGTGACTGGCAGTACCCAGGCCGGCATGGTCGTCGGTTTCGCTGCGGACGGCCGTTCGAAGAACGTGATCGGCATTGATGCCTCGGCCAAGCCAGAGAAAACCAAGGCACAGATTCTGCGTATCGCCCGGCATACCGCAGAGCTGGTGGAGTTGGGTCGCGAAATTACTGAAGAGGACGTGGTGCTCGATACGCGGTTTGCCTATCCGGAATACGGTTTGCCTAACGACGGTACGCTGGAAGCCATTCGCCTGTGCGGCAGCCTGGAAGGTGTGCTGACCGATCCGGTGTACGAAGGAAAATCCATGCACGGGATGATTGAAATGGTCCGTCGTGGCGAGTTCCCCGAAGGCTCGAAAGTGCTTTACGCGCACTTGGGCGGGGCGCCTGCGCTGAATGCCTACAGCTTCCTGTTCCGCAACGGCTGA